The Glycine soja cultivar W05 chromosome 3, ASM419377v2, whole genome shotgun sequence genome window below encodes:
- the LOC114406295 gene encoding uncharacterized protein LOC114406295: MLEMKIKGHIGLEVIFGTICYHVSLYLSIVPSVHRPKKSRAFEKGVCMHTGGSISLQDHVIRLSEELGQSVYVDDVFQQTHLRKDTGQFVNDRSRQTHEEFEARLSQARSDTTSSVGESQLTPLDPTEEQRLRSRCWVATAGPKCKGHLYGTGDLVHAFKCENENFMQHIQGFSSGAKDVAEIN; the protein is encoded by the exons ATgcttgaaatgaaaataaaaggtcaTATTGGATTGGAGGTCATATTTGGAACGATCTGTTATCACGTTAGTTTGTACCTGAGTATCGTTCCAAGTGTGCATAGGCCAAAAAAAAGTCGGGCATTTGAAAAGGGTGTATGTATGCACACAGGTGGTTCTATCAGCTTGCAAGATCACGTCATTCGCTTG TCAGAGGAGCTTGGTCAATCTGTATATGTAGATGACGTCTTTCAACAAACTCATTTACGAAAGGATACTGGTCAATTTGTCAATGATAGATCTAGGCAAACACAT GAAGAATTCGAGGCTAGACTATCTCAAGCTAGGTCTGATACTACATCAAGTGTTGGTGAATCACAACTCACTCCTTTAGACCCTACTGAAGAACAAAGACTTAGGAGTCGGTGTTGGGTTGCTACCGCAGGACCAAAGTGTAAGGGACACCTTTATGGTACTGGAGACCTTGTTCATGCTTTCAAATGTGAAAATGAAAACTTCATGCAACATATACAAGGATTTTCCAGTGGTGCTAAAGATGTTGCAGAGATTAACTGA
- the LOC114405026 gene encoding uncharacterized protein LOC114405026, whose translation MAEEQPRRVTLEDYSSTFVPQYFLSVARPEVQAQNLTYPPSLIQLIQCNLFHGLPNEDPYSHLATYIEICNTVKLAGVPEDAIRLSLFSFSLSGGAKRWLHSFKGNSLKTWDEFPDESLSEELERFHSLLRKTPTHGFSEPIQLNIFIDGLRSQSEQLLDAYAGGKIKLKTPGAAMDLIENMAASDHTILHDRVTSCTLFDGAHGSGLYIPTEETSHEVNYMGNQPRQNFNAGGFSGLQHGQPYQQHNQWRTHPGNQFNKDQGGLPNRLQQQGPSLSERTTKLEETLAQFMQVSLTNHKSTESAIKNLEVQVGQLSKQLAEKSSSTFGANTEQNPKEECKAVMTRGRKVAMEEEEKKKKMVEDDKQQLAIESAPEPVQPFCELIEKEEEEEDEQMRETPIILKRHLARFLDIFKKLEITMPFGEALQHMPLYAKFLKDMLTRKNKYIHSNNIIVEGNYSSVIQQILPPKHKDPGSVTIPRSIGEVSIGKTLIDLGANINLMPLSMCWRLGELEIMPTRMTLQLADRSITKPYGVIEDVLVRVKHLIFPADFVVMYIEEDADIPLILGRPFMSTARCVVDMGKKKLEMGFEDQQISFDLFNEERKLLDHNVCL comes from the exons ATGGCTGAAGAGCAACCTCGTCGAGTGACCTTGGAAGATTACTCAAGTACTTTCGTGCCACAATATTTCTTAAGTGTTGCACGGCCAGAGGTTCAGGCACAAAACTTAACTTACCCACCTTCATTGATACAGCTAATACAGTgcaatttgtttcatggtttaCCAAATGAAGATCCATACTCACACTTGGCAACGTATATTGAGATTTGTAATACTGTCAAGCTTGCTGGTGTACCTGAAGATGCTATAAGGCTTagcctgttttcattttctttatctggGGGGGCCAAGAGATGGCTACATTCATTCAAGGGCAATAGTTTAAAGACCTGGGATGAA tttcccgatgaatctttgagtgaagAATTAGAAAGATTCCATAGCTTGCTGCGGAAAACCCCCACTCATGGTTTTTCAGAGCCTATACAGCTCAACATTTTCATTGATGGGTTACGGTCGCAGTCAGAGCAGTTACTCGATGCTTATGCAGGAGGAAAAATTAAGTTGAAGACACCTGGAGCAGCTATggacttaattgaaaatatggctgccAGTGACCACACAATTTTGCATGATAGA gttacaAGTTGCACACTTTTTGATGGAGCTCATGGGTCAGGCTTGTATATTCCCACTGAAGAAACATCTCATGAAGTTAATTACATGGGAAACCAGCCTAGACAAAATTTTAAtgcaggtggattttctggattgCAACATGGACAACCTTACCAGCAGCATAATCAATGGAGAACTCACCCTGGTAAtcagttcaataaagaccagGGTGGACTACCTAACAGGCTACAACAACAAGGGCCGAGCTTATCTGAGAGAACAACAAAGTTGGAAGAAACTCTTGCTCAATTTATGCAGGTTTCATTGACTAATCATAAAAGCACAGAGTCAGCCATAAAAAATCTAGAGGTTCAGGTAGGGCAGTTATCCAAACAACTTGCAGAAAAATCTTCTAGTACTTTTGGAGCCAACACTGAGCAGAATCCAAAAGAAGAATGCAAGGCTGTGATGACCCGAGGAAGGAAGGTAGccatggaggaggaggagaagaagaaaaaaatggtggAGGATGACAAACAACAACTGGCAATTGAATCAGCACCTGAACCCGTGCAACCCTTTTGTGAACTtatagagaaagaagaagaagaggaggatgAACAGATGAGAGAGACACCAATAATTTTGa AAAGACATCTTGCCAGATTTCTGGATATTTTCAAGAAGCTAGAAATTACcatgccctttggagaagcactGCAGCATATGCCGCTCTATGCTAAATTTCTGAAAGACATGCTAACTAGGAAGAACAAGTACATCCATAGTAACAACATCATTGTGGAAGGAAACTACAGTTCCGTAATTCAACAAATCCTTCCACCAAAACATAAAGATCCAGGCAGCGTCACTATACCTCGTTCTATAGGTGAAGTTTCTATTGGCAAGACTCTTATTGACTTGGGGGCCAATATTAATTTGATGCCGCTTTCCATGTGTTGGAGACTtggagagttggagataatgCCTACTAGGATGACTTTGCAGTTAGCAGATCGCTCCATCACCAAACCTTATGGAGTGATTGAGGATGTTCTAGTTCGGGTCAAGCATCTTATCTTTCCTGCTGACTTCGTTGTAATGTACATTGAGGAAGATGCagatattcctttaattttggGACGTCCATTTATGTCTACTGCAAGATGTGTAGTGGACATGGGGAAGAAAAAGTTAGAAATGGGTTTTGAAGACCAACAGATCAGCTTTGATCTAtttaatgaagaaagaaaattgttgGACCATAATGTTTGTTTATAG